The proteins below come from a single Triticum aestivum cultivar Chinese Spring chromosome 5D, IWGSC CS RefSeq v2.1, whole genome shotgun sequence genomic window:
- the LOC123119340 gene encoding SEC1 family transport protein SLY1 yields the protein MALSLRKKQLDLITRMLHLNQQQPSPDGGGGEGDEEAYKILVMDGPCISLLSPVLRVGDLRKHGVTLHLNIDKARQQVADAPAVYLVRPTPANADRIAADAAAGLYASFHVNFSTSVPRPVLDRLAAATAASRSAHRVARVADQYLDFVCLEDGLFSLAQPRAYVALNDPAAADSDITSLVEAVALGLFCVVATLGAVPIIRCARGGPAEMVAAALDARLRDHLLAKPNLFTEAASSAASSFQRPVLCLFDRNFELSVGIQHDWSYRPLVHDVLSFKLNKLKLPTEKYDLDDSDPFWVANSWSPFPKVAEEIEAQLAKYKQDVDEVNQRTGGGRDGVEFDGTDLIGNTKHLMNAVNSLPELTERKKMIDKHTNIATALLGHIKERSLDGYYECENDMLVNGTVDRNMLLSLLRGKGTKEDKLRLAVTYLLSFEAPPASELEQVEAALRESEVDMSAFQYVKRIKSLNTQFAAASSTASRSNIVDWAEKLYGQSISAVTAGVKNLLSDGRQLALTRTVEALMEGKPNPEVDNYLLFDPRAPRSGTGGQFRGPFREAIVFMIGGGNYIEYRSLVELGQRSQPSKHVIYGATEILNGVEFIQQLAELGQKAGLGGGSSNLPPQ from the exons ATGGCGCTCAGCCTCCGCAAGAAGCAGCTCG ATTTGATCACGCGGATGCTCCACCTGAACCAGCAGCAGCCGTcgccggacggcggcggcggggagggggacGAGGAGGCCTACAAGATCCTGGTGATGGACGGGCCCTGCATCTCGCTCCTCTCGCCGGTGCTCCGCGTCGGCGACCTCCGCAAGCACGGCGTCACCCTCCACCTCAACATCGACAAGGCGCGCCAGCAGGTCGCCGACGCGCCCGCGGTCTACCTCGTCCGCCCCACGCCCGCCAACGCCGAccgcatcgccgccgacgccgccgcgggGCTCTACGCCTCCTTCCACGTCAACTTCTCCACCTCCGTCCCGAGGCCCGTCCTcgaccgcctcgccgccgccaccgccgcgtccCGCTCCGCGCACCGCGTGGCCCGCGTCGCCGACCAGTACCTCGACTTCGTctgcctcgaggacggcctctTCTCGCTCGCCCAGCCGCGCGCCTACGTCGCCCTCAACGACCCGGCCGCCGCCGATTCCGACATCACCTCGCTCGTCGAGGCCGTCGCGCTCGGCCTCTTCTGCGTCGTCGCCACGCTCGGCGCCGTGCCCATCATCAGGTGCGCCCGCGGCGGGCCGGCCGAGATGGTGGCCGCCGCGCTGGACGCCCGCCTTCGGGATCACCTCCTAGCCAAGCCAAACCTGTTCACGGAGGCTGCATCCAGTGCCGCCTCATCGTTCCAGCGCCCGGTCCTCTGCCTGTTTGACAGGAATTTCGAGCTGTCGGTGGGGATACAGCACGATTGGAGCTACCGCCCGTTGGTCCATGACGTGctgagcttcaagctgaacaagctGAAGCTGCCGACAGAGAAGTATGATCTGGATGACTCGGACCCATTTTGGGTGGCAAACAGCTGGTCGCCATTTCCCAAGGTGGCTGAGGAGATAGAAGCCCAGCTCGCCAAGTACAAGCAGGATGTGGACGAGGTGAACCAGCGCACGGGTGGTGGTCGGGATGGGGTTGAGTTTGATGGAACAGATCTTATTGGCAACACCAAGCACCTCATGAATGCGGTGAACTCACTCCCGGAGCTGACCGAACGGAAGAAGATGATCGATAAACACACGAACATTGCAACCGCGCTGCTTGGGCACATCAAGGAGAGGTCTCTGGATGGATACTATGAGTGCGAGAATGATATGCTCGTGAATGGTACTGTGGATCGGAACATGCTGCTGAGTCTGCTCAGAGGGAAGGGCACCAAGGAGGATAAGCTCCGGCTGGCCGTCACCTACCTGCTATCCTTTGAGGCACCACCAGCATCTGAACTTGAGCAGGTTGAGGCTGCGCTGCGGGAGTCAGAAGTAGATATGTCTGCATTCCAGTATGTGAAGAGGATAAAGTCGTTGAACACACAGTTTGCCGCTGCATCAAGCACGGCAAGCAGGAGCAACATTGTTGATTGGGCAGAGAAGCTTTACGGACAGTCCATTAGTGCCGTGACAGCAGGCGTGAAGAATCTCTTGTCGGATGGGAGGCAGCTGGCTCTGACTAGGACTGTTGAAGCCCTCATGGAAGGGAAACCAAACCCAGAGGTGGACAACTACCTATTGTTCGATCCACGGGCCCCTAGGTCAGGAACTGGTGGGCAGTTTAGAGGACCCTTCAGAGAAGCCATTGTTTTCATGATTGGTGGTGGAAATTACATCGAGTATAGGAGCTTAGTTGAGCTAGGGCAACGCTCACAGCCTTCAAAGCATGTCATATATGGAGCAACAGAGATTCTCAATGGGGTGGAGTTTATTCAGCAGCTCGCAGAACTGGGACAGAAAGCGGGATTAGGTGGTGGCAGCAGCAACCTACCACCACAGTAA